The Dehalococcoidia bacterium DNA window GAGCCGGTGGCGCCACCGGCCGTGCTGCTTGATGCCTGAACACGGGCTTGCGGCCCACGATCGCAGGACCAATCATAGGCAGCGTGCGCGGCCAGGCGGCGCACAGGCGGGCAGATGATCGACAAAGTCTTCCCCAACCCCGACGCGGCGGTGGCCGACATCCCGGACAACGTGACGATCATGTTCGGCGGCTTCGTCTCGGCCGGTTCGCCCACGACGCTGATCCTCGCGCTGCAACGCCGCGGCGTGAAAGGCATCACCGGCATCGCCAACAATATCGGCCTGGGCGACAGGCTCGACGTGCTCTGCGAGCAGCGCCAGATCAAGAAGATGATCGCGTCGTTCGCCATCCGCGCCTCCGGCGCACGCGCCAGCCTGTTCGAGCAGCAGTATCGCGCGGGCGAGGTCGAGCTGGAAGTGGTGCCCCAGGGCACGCTGGCCGAGCGCATCCGCGCCGCGGGCGCCGGCCTGGGCGGCTTCTACACGCGCACGGGCGTGGGCACGCCGGTGGCGGAGGGCAAAGAGCTGCGCGAGATCGACGGCGAGCAGTACCTGCTTGAGCGGCCGCTGGGCGCCGATTACGCCCTGATCAAGGCGGCGAAGGCCGACCCCCTGGGCAACCTCGTCTATCACGGCGCGGGGCGAAACTTCAACGTGCCGATGGCCACGGCGGCGCAGGTCGTGATCGCCGAAGTGAATCAGATCGTGCCGGCCGGCGGCCTCGATCCGGAGCTGGTGGTCACGCCGGGCATCTACGTCGATCGCGTGGTGCTGGGCGAGCGGCACGTGATCCGCTGGTTCGGCTGAGGCGGGGGCGGAATCGGTGCCGCAGGGACTGACGCGAGAGCTGATCGCCATGCGCGTGGCGCGCGAGCTGCGCGACGGCATGTCCGTCAATCTCGGCATCGGCCTGCCCACGCTCGTCGCCAACTTCGTTGATCCAGGTACGCAGATCATCTTCCAGGCTGAGAACGGCATTCTGGGCTACGGCGGCATCCGCGAGGAGGACTTCGACCAGGACCTGATCAACGCCGGCGGCCAGCCGGTGAACATTCTGCCCGGCGCCTGTTTCTTCGGCAGCGACACCTCGTTCGCGATGATTCGCGGCGGCCACGTGGACGTCGCGGTGCTCGGCGGCCTGCAGGTCTCGGAGCAAGGCGACCTGGCGAACTGGATCGTGCCCGAGCGCGGCGGCGGCAGCATTGGCGGCGCCATGGATCTTGCCGCCG harbors:
- a CDS encoding CoA transferase subunit A, producing the protein MIDKVFPNPDAAVADIPDNVTIMFGGFVSAGSPTTLILALQRRGVKGITGIANNIGLGDRLDVLCEQRQIKKMIASFAIRASGARASLFEQQYRAGEVELEVVPQGTLAERIRAAGAGLGGFYTRTGVGTPVAEGKELREIDGEQYLLERPLGADYALIKAAKADPLGNLVYHGAGRNFNVPMATAAQVVIAEVNQIVPAGGLDPELVVTPGIYVDRVVLGERHVIRWFG
- a CDS encoding 3-oxoacid CoA-transferase subunit B, whose translation is MRVARELRDGMSVNLGIGLPTLVANFVDPGTQIIFQAENGILGYGGIREEDFDQDLINAGGQPVNILPGACFFGSDTSFAMIRGGHVDVAVLGGLQVSEQGDLANWIVPERGGGSIGGAMDLAAGARRLIVAMEHTTPQGRPKILRRCTYPLTAQRCVDLIVTDLAVIEVDAVGLLLRELAPGVSAAEVEALTEAPLRHAPDLQEMRL